The sequence below is a genomic window from Proteus vulgaris.
ACAGGCTCATGATTATTTGACCAGACCATCGATGTTATTCCTCTGATCCCATAATCACTTGCGCCTGATCTATCTGCAATTTCCCATCCTTTAGGAAGAGAGGCTCTAAGCATATTGTCCGCGACTTTATTATTTATCATCCATTTTTTTAACTAATCTTTTGATGCATTACTGAGTACATCTCCAGTCAAAATATTCTTTATACTCAGACTCATTGCATTCGGAGTCGTTGTATCACGCAAATCCTCCACGGGATTAATAGTGAGTTCTGGCTCATAACGATCAGAACGAGTCACCGTATCTCCTATCGACCTCATAAATGCTGTAAGCCCTTCTGGACCTCCACCGGATAAAATAGCAAAATTTGCCCCAGTGTTATCACTGTATTCATTGGCGGCTTCGCAGGCTTTTTCTAAGGTAAATGGCTTATTGATATAATTCTTAGCAACCGGTGAATATGTCACGATATTCTGTTCAGTGACTATCATAGAGTGATTTAACGAAATTTTTTTGGCATCAAATTTTGCTAGGACATTAGCGCAGGCAATTGATTTTACTGTACTATCTAAGGGAAAACGCTGATCTCCATTTATAGAAACAGAACTATTATCTGAATATAAAATTGATAAACCTACTTTCCAACCTTCTTTTTCATATTGCTTAACTTGATCATGTAGAGTTAGCGCAAAAGCAGAAGATACAATCGGCATACTTAAAACTAATGTGGCGAGTGTTTTTAATCGTAATCGCATAAAAAACCTTAACTCTTTAAATATACAGGGATTATTTTTATCGCGATTATATTTTCTTTTGCATAATTAACAAATGATCATAATTTTTAGTAGCATATAGAAAAACTTATGGCTCCAATTGAACGGTCGAAATAGATATTACTCCGTCACTTTTTTCACAAACGTGGCATTGGCATCTAAAACTTTTCCGTCTTTGCTTATCGGTAACATTAATCCAATTTCTGTACCCGTTTCTTTATCCACTAATATTGAATGTGGCTCGTTTTTCTCGAAAAGATATTTTTCTCCCCATTGTCTAAAAGCAACGACTATTGGGAACAGATTTTCACCCTCAGACGTCAATATATACTCTTGATACGCGGTTCCATCAGAGGCTTCTTTCATTTCTAAAATATTGGCTTCAACCAATTTGCGTAATCTGTCAGATAAAATATTACGCGCAACACTTAAATTCTTTTGAAAATCACGAAAGCGCCTAATTCCATCGAAAGCATCTCGAATAATAAGTAATGACCAACGATCACCAATTAAATCCAAACTTCTAGCAACAGGACAAGGCGTTTGAGATACGGCATTTTTATTGGACATAAAATTCTCTTTTTAAATAAGTAAATTTCTAGTTGCATTTTAAAACTAGTTACCCTATTGTTCAACTGGTTTTAATTTGAAACTAGAATGCAGGTGTTAAATGAAAGAATTAATCGCAAGTCCCAATACCCATTGTCATATCAGCCATAGCCTTGAAACTAAATTATCCAATAGCCTTGTTCTGCTTTTTGCAGTTGCTAGCGGGTTAAGTGTGGCAAATGTCTATTACGCTCAACCATTGCTTGATGCCCTTTCACTTGAATTTGGTATAAGTAATGCCGCAATTGGCAGTGTGATCACTGTAACTCAAATAGGATGTGCTCTTGCCCTTTTATTCTTAGTGCCACTTGGCGATAAAATAGAACGTAAAAAACTCATGTTATTACAGTTGGTTGCGCTATTAATATCGCTTATTGCTGTAGGAGTGGCAAAGACGCCAATGACATTGATGATAGGAATGCTTTCTGTTGGGATGTTGGGCACGGCAATGACTCAAGGTCTTATCGCTTATGCGGCAAGTTCTGCTAGTCTTGGTGATCAAGGGCGAGTTATTGGTACTGCGCAAAGTGGTGTTTTTATTGGTCTGCTATTATCACGTACTTTTTCTGGTCTTATCAGTGATTTAGTAGGTTGGCGAGGGGTTTATATCTGCTCAGCTATCTTGATGCTAAGTATTGCATACCCACTATCGCGTCGCTTGCCAAA
It includes:
- a CDS encoding serine hydrolase; translation: MRLRLKTLATLVLSMPIVSSAFALTLHDQVKQYEKEGWKVGLSILYSDNSSVSINGDQRFPLDSTVKSIACANVLAKFDAKKISLNHSMIVTEQNIVTYSPVAKNYINKPFTLEKACEAANEYSDNTGANFAILSGGGPEGLTAFMRSIGDTVTRSDRYEPELTINPVEDLRDTTTPNAMSLSIKNILTGDVLSNASKD
- a CDS encoding winged helix-turn-helix transcriptional regulator yields the protein MSNKNAVSQTPCPVARSLDLIGDRWSLLIIRDAFDGIRRFRDFQKNLSVARNILSDRLRKLVEANILEMKEASDGTAYQEYILTSEGENLFPIVVAFRQWGEKYLFEKNEPHSILVDKETGTEIGLMLPISKDGKVLDANATFVKKVTE